The genomic interval AATTccattaattttatatttagatataactttttttggcttattttcaggtgattttcttgtacctgttttgtcaattttttgcTCAACGTCTAACGTCTTTTTaagctgcttgttgccttttccccattttattaaaggaaatcaaaccaatttgaacAGGCAACAAAGGGTTAACAATGTTTTTTAGCTGAATTAGAATTAAATGAATAGAATTAAATAGATTAATGCTTTAAAGCTacactaatcaatattttaaatgctggCAACCTGTTGAGAGTGTACACCACCTCTCTCCCAATGTCAGCGAGGACAGGCTCAAGCATCCCCCGCCGCTCTGTTTTAGGACATGCGGTTACTAATGATGaacgaatgaatgaataatcAATACTTTTATGTTAATAATAGATCAAATGATGCAAGGTGCAAGGTGTTGCTGGTAGTGATGAACTCAACAGAGATAAGAGATGATGAGCAGTCAAtaagtttgtgtcttttcttcCCACAGGACAACAGGACACGCCGAGTAAGTGCAAGTGCTCCAAAGATTTTGTGGGCAGGATCAACTCAAGGCAGATCAAAGGAGAGCCGCTCGTACTCCCCCCGAGTATCTTCTGTCCACACACAGAGATTATTATGTGAGTAACTAAGCCACATTAAGACACCTTCACCAACATGTCCCTCTTGTGCATTTCTTCAGCTTCTCTCTAACACGCcttctctctgctctcacagTATTACAACAACAGCCGATAAAGAGAAATGTGTCAATCCAAAGTCACAATTTGGACAACTCATTCTGAAGAACAAAGACAAGTAagatcagctgaaaaaaacacaacacagtgtTCATGTTCAAGGTTTCCAATATAAAGCACTGCAGTGAATGTTTGAGATCTCCGTGGCTTTTTACTAACAGTGTCATGTGTTGATTCAGGCAGGAGAAGAATGGAGCCGGCagcaagacaacaacaacaacaacaacaacgaccaTGATGGCGGCTTCAAGTCAATGAACACTTGGAGCACAAAGAGACTTCCACAGTAACCGAACTTTAAGACTCCACTGCTGCACTGAAGACAACAGAAAGGAACTGAAACAGCGTTGCTACAATAGaagaagttgttttttatctttgcctCTGGCATGTAAATAATTGTATGTAAATGATCCAAATGTTCTCAATGTCCAGTCTTCTGTTTCTGTCCCCTCAACTTAAATTATCTTCATATATGTATGTcatgtaaataatatttatatcctttttaatacttcaaataaaacacacctgACTTGACTTTCTGTGCTCTgagttttgttttctcctcctgaatgttaacccttttaaacctgagcaaattggcttgatttctttcaaaaacataggaagaaggcaatgagcaaagaaagacGAATCATCCATAAAATGATTAGTTCTTCGtaactttttttgccaaaaaatggaggaaaagaaaatgattatttctaTGCAGTGGTAGCAGATGTGAAACACTGGAAAAGCATGATACACTGAACTACACTACATAATGTACACTGGAGTAAAACACCCCTTCACAAATTACAGACCTGTTTCTCTTCTCCcacagttttcaaaaaaattgtaaaaagttttCAATAACAGACTGGACAGTTTCATAGAGAAGCATAACTTACTCTTTAACAATCAATATGGGTTCAGAAGTAACCGGGTAACATCACAAGCTTTAATTGAACTCACAGAAGAAATTACATATTCCatagataaaaagaaatatacagaTGGGGTGTTCATTGATCTAAATAAGTAAATCATGAAatattaattagttaattagaGAAATATGGGATTAGGGGGGTGGCATTCGAGCAATTGagaagttatttaaaaaacaagaagcaaTTTGTGAAGATGGGAGAATACCAGTCAAGATGCTTGGACATTGTGTGTGGCGTACCACAAGGGTCAGTGTTGGGCCCTAAATGATTCATTATCTACATCAATAACATatgtaaaatatcacaaatactCAAAAACTAACCACTTAATTCATCTTATTTGCTGATGACCTAAACATAGTTGGATCAGATGAGAATTTACAGTAACTTTTGGATATTTGTAACAGGGTCAGTTATACACTAgcaatgtgtgtattttaaatgtattattgtcataattacacaaaaactgtgtatgtgtaagtttgctttatttatgtttggTTTTAGTTAATACCTGACCGTTTAATCTTCCGGGTCGGTAAGTGGAACCTTTGTTCCAGGTTGTACCCCTACGGGCACATTATGGTGTAACGCCGCCTTTATAAGTAGCGTTTTCGCGCcaatttgctttcttttgtcaCCGATCTCCGTGGGAGAGGTAAGCGAATCCGCAGTCCGAGGAAATGTCTTCCTTAACATGTGCtaattacattttcaagttCACTGGCTAGCTTGAACACATTGCGAGACACTTACTTTGCACTGAAacatatgtttgtgttgtttgattcGTGTAGGGGCGTGTTTTGTGGGACCGgaggatttgtgtgttttacgcTGTTTCGTTTGTGGTAATTTGTGTTGTGCCCTTTTGTCACTCCGTGGGAGGAGGggcgtgtttttgtgtgtaattggCCGGAGGACGTTTTACGCTGTTTCGTCAGGTatgttatgttcttttttttttaaattatttaatctaTAATTTGTGTTGTGCCTCAACACAACGCAGAGTCAGACACGCCGGTCACACTTGGTGCAGTAACCACCGGTTACATATTATCACTCCAGAattcaacaaaattaaatactggtttgacaaaaaaaaatctatcactAAACTTGAACAAGACAAAAATTCTGATATTTGGAAACAGTATAATAAATCATCAACTCGGGTACAAATAGACGGTGTTAATATAGAAAGAGTACACAAAACTAAATTCCTTGGGGTGATAATAGATGACAAAATTTGCTGAAGGTCTCACAATAAATACATCCGCATTAAATTATCTAGAAGCATTTATTTAATGGCCGAAGCAAGGCACTTTTTGGACAACAAATCACTCCACATTCTGTTCTGCTCACTGCTCTTACCTTACTTAAGTTACTGCACAGAGGTTTGTGGTAGAACATACAAAAGTTCACTAGAGCCATTATTCATGCTGCAAAAAGAGCCATCAGGATaattagatatatatatatatatatatatatatatatatatatatatatatatatatatatatatatatatatatatatatatatttatatatattatattatattatatagaATAACATTGGTTATCTTGAACACACCAATCCATTATTTGTAAAGTCTAAAACAATACAATTTTATGACATAGTGGAATTCCAGACAGCACAATTTCTGTACAAAGTTTTGAGCAATTTATTACCAAGTCACTTACAGAACATATTTCATGAAAGAATTGGGGGGTATAATTTAAGGGGAATGTTACATTTTAAGAGTCGCAGCTatcaaacaacaatgaaaagatTCTGTATAACAATTAATGGGTAAAACTTTGGAATAGACTGAATGTGGATCTGaaacaatgtccaaacatcAACCAGTATTTAAAAGGTAAATGTAACATATgtgtatgtattattatttacatgtatatttatatgaatatatatggATGTATCAATATTTATATCTGATATATCACTATGTAAATAGGTGTAGTTATAAGAATGTATATAGGTTATTGGTGTAtgattgtatttatatttattgtcgTATAAGAATAGTTAATTGTATTTTGGTATTCAAATAGTTTTctatgcattatttatttatacataattGTATTATATACcttgtatctattttttcagtATGAATAGATACATTTGTTATAATATatgacaatataaaatatgatatgtatttatattatatatggATACATGAGTATATTTGTATTCATATCTGATAtactaatatatatttttaaggatgtatcaaattgtaaaaatatgtatattttatatcaatatatatatataggttaAGAGGTGTGTAACTATATTGATATTCATATTAATTTTTGAAtagaaatttatatttttacatttactttttgtgtagaaaatacaaatgaatacattaattTTTTGCAAGAGAATCACACATAAATCAACATAagttaaaacaacaattaaattggtagtttttgtttgattttgtatcTGCATATTTTGCTGACAGCAAGCATTTAACAAGAACACCTCAGTttttacaaaagacaaaatgtgtcAAAGTCTTGGACCACAACTGTTCACTAAAAGTCTCTTACTCTCCGCTGACCTGAtgcttttctgccatgatttGCCATTAGTGCTGACACTATATGCATGCCTAGAACATTGGAGAAAGGGAGAATGAACTTATTTAGCAATTATTTACCATTATAAGTGTGAAAAATACATCCACACAACACCACTTGATGTGCTAAAAACAAGGTGCACATTCTTAGTATTGATACAGTCGATATATGCcttgtaaaatgattttagaaCAAAACAAGTCACATTAGAAAGACGACTCCCCATTTATCTATTAATGTAGTATGATCGCATATTAACTGATGCATCGATACAATGGCTGTACTGTTACACCCCTAACATACAGATACAGACAGCTATATGGCAAGAAGAAAAAGTGCTTTGTATGTGTACTGGGGTTAAAAGGCAGATGTGCAGGCAGGAGATAAGACAGTTTGGAAATGTTATTGAGTGCTGTCATATCTGGGGTTTTTTCCTGATGAgaatttgttattgtttttctttaacgtTTGTAACTTTGCTGGTTTCTCTCCTCAGGCC from Plectropomus leopardus isolate mb chromosome 6, YSFRI_Pleo_2.0, whole genome shotgun sequence carries:
- the LOC121944879 gene encoding C-X-C motif chemokine 10-like, with product MNSVVITVLISLLVLCAQGQQDTPSKCKCSKDFVGRINSRQIKGEPLVLPPSIFCPHTEIIITTTADKEKCVNPKSQFGQLILKNKDKQEKNGAGSKTTTTTTTTTMMAASSQ